From the Nymphalis io chromosome 1, ilAglIoxx1.1, whole genome shotgun sequence genome, one window contains:
- the LOC126769733 gene encoding mitochondrial import receptor subunit TOM40 homolog → MSNTERQANFFIPSISDLIKLIKIDSIYAKSNPCSTTNSPRKDNYAPCPAPADKAGGDAPPSQKCTCRGPEATKSASDRGITGAGVTGSRTSCVSERDKEHALPEGASNPGLLRYIHNAARYRIPQCFEGACVSLKQSAKNNWVLGHSMSFSSVSPGGYKVLLSYVDKNNVMGLPYFVLEAAPGGQMSCELRVGPTQGTRATVVAQLAEAEIYSFESIFDAYFNNFTASVITVNKEFIALHYLQAITNKISLGAEVVARGHAVELSSASGAARWVSDDHSVSATLGNRGLDLCYAKAIKPFLTVAAMLEVGFAIRRAVATLAYEWHTDQWTVRSSVDSDGLVGATLQRALGGKNAQLACAVSALLNHPNDKFRLGFGVTATII, encoded by the exons ATGAGTAATACTGAAAGGCAGGCAAATTTTTTTATACCATCGATTTCTGatctgataaaattaataaaaatagattcaaTTTATGCAAAGTCTAATCCATGTTCAACCACAAATAGCCCAAGGAAAGATAATTATGCACCGTGTCCAGCACCAGCAGACAAAGCGGGAGGCGATGCACCGCCGTCACAAAAATGTACATGTCGGGGTCCAGAAGCCACGAAATCGGCAAGCGACCGCGGAATTACTGGTGCTGGCGTAACAGGATCACGAACCAGTTGCGTTTCTGAGAGGGACAAAGAACATGCTCTTCCAGAAGGAGCATCCAATCCCGGCTTGCTGCGATACATACACAATGCTGCGCGATACAGAATACCGCAATGCTTCGAAGGTGCTTGTGTATCACTCAAACAAAGTGCTAAGAATAATTGGGTTTTGGGACACTCTATGTCATTTAGTTCGGTATCACCAGGTGGATACAAGGTATTATTGTCATATGtggataaaaataatgtaatgggATTACCCTACTTCGTATTGGAGGCAGCACCAGGTGGTCAGATGAGTTGTGAACTTCGCGTTGGCCCAACACAAGGAACACGAGCCACAGTAGTTGCACAGTTAGCTGAAGCAGAGATATACAGCTTTGAGAGTATTTTCGATGCGTACTTTAATAACTTTACTGCATCTGTTATTACTgtgaataaagaatttattgCCCTGCATTATTTACAA GCCATAACAAATAAGATATCTCTCGGTGCGGAGGTTGTGGCGAGAGGCCATGCCGTGGAACTGAGCTCGGCTTCCGGTGCGGCGCGCTGGGTCAGCGACGACCACTCCGTCAGCGCAACGCTAGGAAACAGAGGCTTAGATTTGTGCTATGCAAAAGCCATTAAGCCTTTCCTCACAGTTGCAGCTATGTTGGAG GTAGGTTTTGCGATACGTCGAGCGGTAGCGACGTTGGCCTACGAGTGGCACACAGATCAATGGACAGTCCGGAGCTCGGTGGACTCCGACGGACTTGTTGGCGCCACGCTGCAGAGAGCACTGGGGGGCAAGAACGCTCAGCTCGCTTGCGCCGTGTCAGCACTTCTTAATCATCCTAATGACAAATTTCGACTTGGCTTTGGCGTAACCGCAACTATTATTTAa